The following proteins are co-located in the Vigna unguiculata cultivar IT97K-499-35 chromosome 9, ASM411807v1, whole genome shotgun sequence genome:
- the LOC114163545 gene encoding uncharacterized protein LOC114163545, protein MPLDEEWHCRKFENGLRGDICLMAAPLSIKDFAALVEKARVMERIKMEVEAQQQPQQRVIRPSESRPRVEEKKKPYSRPHPQPRESIGFSSPPSRIQCHHCGGPHVKSFCPQLSGFRKCNHYGMEGHFGRDCPTLRRAVARPPSQTPSQTQQRKGGGRPQATGMVYAMIGSEATGVGNLVIGCCVMSGKACCVLFDSGATHSFVLESCVRELGLPVCELQFDLVVYTPTSGLVRTSTVCARCKVEVEGRVYKVNLICLPL, encoded by the coding sequence ATGccgctcgatgaggagtggcactgtaggaagtttgagaatggtctcCGAGGAGACATTTGCTTGATGGCAGCTCCACTTTCCATCAAAGACTTCGCTGCCTTGGTGGAAAAGGCCAGGGTTATGGAGAGAATTAAAATGGAGGTCGAGGCCCAGCAGCAGCCACAACAGAGGGTTATCAGACCATCTGAGTCCAGGCCAAGAgttgaagagaagaagaagcctTATTCCAGGCCCCATCCACAGCCACGGGAGTCTATAGGCTTTTCTTCCCCACCCAGCAGGATCCAGTGCCATCATTGCGGAGGACCGCATGTGAAGAGTTTTTGCCCGCAACTATCCGGGTTCCGCAAGTGCAACCATTATGGCATGGAGGGTCACTTTGGCAGGGATTGTCCTACTTTGAGGAGGGCAGTGGCACGACCTCCATCACAAACTCCGAGCCAGACTCAGCAAAGGAAGGGAGGCGGCAGGCCTCAAGCTACAGGCATGGTTTATGCGATGATTGGGTCAGAGGCAACGGGTGTAGGTAACCTCGTCATTGGTTGTTGTGTGATGTCTGGCAAGGCTTGTTGTGTTCTttttgattctggagcgacacactcttttgtgttaGAGTCGTGTGTGCGGGAGTTGGGTCTGCCAGTGTGTGAACTACAGTTTGATCTCGTGGTATATACTCCGACATCTGGGTTGGTTAGGACTTCTACTGTGTGTGCTAGATGTAAAGTTGAGGTAGAGGGACGCGTATACAAAGTCAATCTTATATGCCTCCCTCTGTAA
- the LOC114163544 gene encoding uncharacterized protein LOC114163544 — MDWLFANRILIDCRKKKLLFSNSEEPKLLSSHGVMKEIQDNAQCYMIFARMEVEKEERITVISVVKEFEDVFLEEVPGLPPKREVEFSIDLVPGAGPMSIAPYRMALAELAELKKQIEELLEK; from the coding sequence atggattggctcttcGCCAATCGCATTCTCATCGACTGCAGaaagaagaagttgttgttctcCAACTCAGAGGAGCCTAAGTTGTTGTCTTCCCATGGGGTTATGAAGGAAATCCAAGACAATGCACAATGCTATATGATCTTTGCGAGGATGGAGGTTGAGAAGGAAGAAAGGATAACAGTGATATCGGTGGTCAAGGAATTTGAAGATGTGTTCCTTGAAGAGGTACCAGGTTTACCTCCAAAGAGAGAGGTCGAGTTCTccatagacttggtaccaggagCGGGCCCCATGTCGATAGCCCCTTATCGGATGGCTCTTGCAGAGTTGGCGGAGCTAAAGAAGCAAATAGAGGAATTGCTTGAGAAGTAG